CGGCGCCGAGCACCTGTCCGGCGGACAGTTGCAGCGCGTCTGGCTGGCCGGCTGCCTCGCGCAGGACACCGGCGTGCTGCTGCTCGACGAGCCGACCAACCACCTCGATCTGCGCTACCAGGTCGAACTCCTCGACCTGATACGCGACCTGGCCGACGACCACCGCATCGCGGTGGGCGCCGTCCTGCACGACCTCGACCAGGCGGCGGCCGTCGCCGACCGCATGGTCCTGCTCGACGACGGCCGCATCGTCGGCGACGGCCGCCCGGAGGACGTCCTGCTGCCCGAACTGCTCAGCAGGGCGTACGGAATCCGCATCGACGTCGACGACGACCCCCTGACGGGCCGGCTGCGCACCCGCGCGATCGGCCGGCACCACAAGCGAAGCGAAAGGCTCAGCACCTCCTCATGACACGCCTCCTGCTGACCGCGGCGGTCGCCACCGCCGCGACGCTCACCCTGGCCGCCTGCGGCACCACCGAAGACGCCGCGGACGACGACGACAAGGGCGGCGCCGGCAAGGGCGCCGCGCAGCCGATCACCCTCACCGACTCCACCGGCAAGAAGGTGACGCTCGAAGACGGGCCCGCCACCAAGGTGGTCGGCACCGAGTGGAACGTGGTCGAGAACCTCGTGTCGCTGGGCGTCGACCCCGTCGGCGTCGCCGACGTCAAGGGCTACAACACCTGGGACTCCGCGGTCCCGCTCACCAACGAGCCCGAGGACATCGGCACCCGCGGCGAGCCGAGCATCGACACCATCGCCTCGCTCAACCCCGACCTGATCATCGCCACCAGCGACCTGCCCGAGTCGGCCGTCAAGCAGTTGAGCGAGCGCACCCCGGTGCTCACCCTCCGCTCCGCGGACGCCTCCGACCCCGTCGGCCAGATGACCGAGAACCTCGACCTCATCGCGAAGGCCACCGGCACGACCGACCGGGCCGAGAAGCTGAAGAAGGACTTCGACGCCAAGCTCGACGAGGGCAGGAAGGCGCTCGACGACGCCGGCCTGGGCGGCGCGAAGGTCGCCTTCGCCGACGGGTACGTCGTCTCCAACCAGGTCTCCATCCGCCCCTTCACCAGCGGCTCCCTGCTCGGCGGCGTCAACGAGCGGCTGGGCCTCGAGAACGCCTGGGACGTCAAGGGCGACAAGGACTACGGCCTCGGCTCGACCGACGTCGAGGGTCTGACGAAGCTCCCCGAGGACACGCAGTTCGTGTACATCGGCAACGACGAGGACGAGGCCAGCACCCCGTTCACCGGCGAGCTGAAGGACGACTCCGTCTGGAAGTCGCTGCCGTTCGTCAAGGCGGGCGACGTCCACCGGCTGGACGACGGCATCTGGATGTTCGGCAGCGTCGAATCCATGAACCAGTACGTCGACGCCCTCGTCGGCGCGCTGACGAAGTAGCCGGTGGCCTCGATGGCCGTCACCGCCCCGGCCACCGCCCCCGCGCCCGCCCCGCCGCCGACCGTACGGTCGCGGACGGGCGCGGCGGCGGTGGCCGCCGGAATCGCTCTGGTGGTCGCGGTCCTCGCGGTCGTCGACCTCACCCAGGGCACCTCGGACGCGGGCACCGCCGAGGTCTGGAAGGCGCTCACCGGCCAGGCGGACTCGACCGACTCCTCCGTCGTCATCGCGTCCCGGCTCCCCCGGATGGTCGCGGGCCTGGTCGTCGGCGCGGCGCTGGCGATCGCCGGCACCGCCCTCCAGGCGGTCAGCCGCAACGTGCTGGCCTCGCCGGACACGCTCGCCGTCAACGCCGGTTCGTACGCCGCGCTGGGGCTGGCCGCCGCCACCGGGGTGTCGCTGCCGCTGCTGGCGTCCTCCGGCATCGCGTTCGCGGGCGGGCTCGCCGCCGCCGCGGTGGTGCTCGGGCTCTCGGGCCTGGGCACGGGCACCGTACGGCTGGTGCTCGCCGGCAGCGCGCTGACGCTCGGGCTGTACGCGGTCACCGAGGGGATGCTGCTGCTCTTCCCCGAGGAGACGCAGGGCCTCTACGAGTGGCACCAGGGCAGCATCTCGCAGAGCGGCTGGGACGGCGTCACGCAGTTGCTGCCGCTCGCCGTCGCCGGGCTCGCCGGGCTGCTGCTGCTCTCCCGGCGCATCGACGCCCTGGCGCTCGGCGACGACGCCGCCCGCGGGCTCGGCGTCCCGGTGCGCGCCACCCGCGTCACGGCGGTGCTGCTCGCGGTGCTGCTCGCCGCGGCGTCGGTGACGCTCGCGGGGCCGATCGGCTTCGTGGGGCTCTGCGCGCCCGCGCTGGTGCGGTCGGTCGCCCGCAGGTTCCGCACGTACGGCAAGACGCGGGCGGGCATTCCGCTGGCGGCGCTGCTGGGCATGGCGCTGGTGCTCGGCTCGGACGTGCTGCTGCGGGCCATGGTGCCCGCCGACACGGCGGTCTCCGTGCCGACGGGCGTGGTCACGAGCCTCGTCGGCGCGGTGTTCCTCGTCGTGATGGCCGCCCGGCTGCGGGACACCGCGGGCGCGGCCGACACCGACAAGCTGCGCATCCGCAGCCACCGCACGTTCGTGGTCACCACGGCGTTGCTGGTGGCGGCGCTGGTCGCCGTCACGGTCGTCGCGCTGCTGGTCGGCGACACCAAGCTGCTCCTCGGCGACGTCGCCAACTGGCTGCAGGGCCGGGCGGGGCCGACCACCGACGTGGTCCTGGACACCCGCGTCCCGCGGGTGCTCGCCGCGCTGCTGGCCGGCGCCGCGCTCGCGCTCTCCGGCACGATCGTGCAGGCCGTGACCCGCAACCCGCTGGCCGAGCCGGGCGTGCTCGGCGTCTCCAACGGTGCGGCGCTCGGCGCGGTGCTGCTGGTGACGACGGTGTCGGTGCCCAGCTCGTGGGCCCTGTCGGCCGCCGCGCTCGGCGGCGCGGCGCTCACCTCGGTCGGGGTCTTCGGGCTCGCCGCCCGCGGCGGCTTCCAGCAGAACCGGCTGGTGCTCGTCGGCATGGGCTTCGCGACCGCCTCGACGGCGCTGATCAGCCTGCTGATCGTGCTCACCGACCCGTTCAACGCGACGATGGCGCTGACCTGGCTCTCCGGCTCGACGTACGGGCGGACGCTGCCGGACGTGGTGCCGCTGGCGATCGTCCTGGTCGTGGGGCTCGCCATCGCGGCGGTCCGCCGCCGGGAGCTGGACCTCGTCTCGCTGGACGAGGACACGCCGCGGCTGCTCGGCCTCGACCTCGGCCGCAGCCGGCTGTGGCTGCTGATCCTGAGCGTCGTGCTGGCCGGCACGGCGGTGTCGGCGGCGGGCACGATCGGGTTCGTCGGCCTGGTGGCGCCGCACGCGGCGCGGGCGCTGGTGGGGCGGCAGCACACCCGGGTGGTGCCGGTCGCGGTGCTGCTCGGCGCGGTGCTGGTGTGCACGGCCGACGTCACCGGCCGCTCGGTGATCGCCCCGGCGCAGCTCGGCGCGGGTCTGATGACCGCGGTCATCGGCACGCCGTACTTCCTGTACCTCCTGGTACGCAGCCGGGCCGCCCGGTAGCGCGACCCCCTCCCCGGCCGCATCGGGGAGGGGGTCGCGCGCGGCGTCAGCTCCGCGGCGGCGGGCCGGAGTCCGGCAGCTCCGCCAGCTCCTTGATCCGCAGCAGGCGGCTCTCCCAGGCCCGGCCGACCCGGTCCAGCTCCCGGGCGAGCGCGTGGAGGCGGGCACCCACGGCCACGTACACGACCTCCCGGCCGCGCTGCTCGGACTCGACCAGACCGACCTCGCGCAGCACGTCGAGGTGCTTGCCGATGGCCTGCCGGCTGACCGGCATGACCTTCGCCAGCGCGGAGGCCGACATCGGGCCCTCGCCGAGACGGGTGAGTATCGTCCAGCGCGTCGGCTCGCCGAGCGCGGCACACACGACGGCGGGGCCGGCGGCCGCGGTCACGACCGGGGTGCCGCGGCGGCGGCCTTCTCGACGTAGCGTTTGCCGGCCGCCAGCTCCTCGGCCCAGCCCACGTCGTTGCCCTCGCGCTCCTTGAGCCACGCGGACCGCTCGTCGAAGAGGCGGGAGAAGCCGCTCTCCACGACCCGCAGCGTCACGCCGCCGGGGCGCTCGTCGATCCAGAACTCGACGAGGGTGGAGCCCTTGGCCCCCGGCTGGCTCCGGCCGGTGAGCCAGCGGAAGGCGGCGTAGCGCGGCTTGTCCAGCTCCACGGTGCTGAACCGGAACTCGCCGAGCCTGTCGCCGCGGACGACGGCCACGTCCCCGTCGTAGCTCAGGTCGGGCTCGGGGTCGACCTCGCCCTCGTTGATGTACCAGCCGGGGCGTACGACCAGGTCCCAGACCCGGTCGGCGGGGGCGTCGATGTCGATCCGGCGGGCGACCCGGTCCAGCTCCGCCAGTTCCGCGTCGGTGTACGCGATGTCGTTCACGGTTCCTCCTCGCGTGTCTATCTGCAACCGCAGCATTGCACATGAATCCCCTCTACTGCAACCACAGGGTTGCAAGTGTGGGGGGTCACCTCCGGCGCCGATGAGTTTGCGCGTGCCGCACCGTCTGCACGGACATGGACACACACACGCTGAACCTCCCCGGCGCCGACCTCGTCTACGACGTGCGCGGCCCCCTGCCCACCGCCGACGGCCGCCCCCCGCTGCTGCTCATCGGCCAGCCCATGGACGCCGGCGGCTTCCGCGCGCTGGCGGCGCAGTTCACGGACCGCACCGTCGTCACGTACGACCCCCGCGGCCTCGGCCGCAGCACCCGCAAGGACGGCCGGCACGACCACAACCCGCAGACGCAGGCCGAGGACGTGCACGCCCTCATCGCCGCGCTGGGCGCGGGCCCGGTCGAGCTCTTCGGCAGCAGCGGCGGCGCGGTGACGGCGCTGGCACTGGTGACCGCGTACCCGGAGGACGTGACCACGCTCGTCGCGCACGAGCCGCCGATCATCCCGGCGCTCCCCGACGCCGAGGCCGCGGAGCGGGCCCGGCAGGGCGTCACCGACGCGTACAACGCCAAGGGCTGGGGCACCGGCATGGCGGCGTTCATGGGACTCGGCGCCTGGCAGGGCGAGTTCACCGACGCCTACTTCGCGCAGCCCGCGCCCGACCCGGCGGCCTTCGGCATGCCCGCCGACGACGACGGCAACCGCGACGACCCACTGCTCTCCGACGCCTCCTGGGCCGTCAGCGGCTACCGCCCGGACCCGGCCGCGCTCGCCGCCGCGCCGACGCGCGTGGTCATCGCGGTGGGCGAGGAGTCCGGCGACACCTTCACGGCCCGTACGGCACGCGGCACGGCCGCGCTGCTCGGGCAGGAGGCGACGGTCTTCCCCAGCCACCACGGCGGCTTCCTCGACGCGGAGTACGGCTACGCGGGCCGGCCGGAGGCGTTCGGCGCGAAGCTGCGGGAGGTCCTCGACGCGAGCGCGTGAACAGACACCGCGCCATGTCCGTATGTCACTTACACCCCGCGGTGCGCCACCCCCGCGCACCCCGCACCGATCACCTCCACCGCACCGGGACAGCCGCGGCGCGGGCCGGACACGGGGCCGGCCCGCGCCGCGGCGCATCAGTCTTCGCACACGGCAGCGACCGCCGTACGCCCGTCGCGCCACCGGCGCACCGGCGCACACCTCCCGGCGGCCCCACCGGCCGCGCCCGCCCCGCAGGTCACGCCACGGTGCATACCGCCCGGACGGCCGGGTAACCGCCCGCTGACACCGCGCCGGGCACCCCGCCCGGCCCTCGGAAGGGAGGATTCATGTCATCCGCGCCCCCGTCCGCCGACGAGTGGCGATGCGCCCGCGGCACTCCCGCCGACCTCGGGGAGGCGTGATGGGTATCTCCCGTAAGCACCGGCCTCCGACCGCCGCGACCGGCGGCACGGCCGCCGCCGGCGAGCGGCCCGCGGAGCCGCCGGCCGGCGCACCGCCCGTGGCCCGGTGGGTGCGCGCAGCCGCGATGCTGGTCGCGTTCGCCCTGATGGTGGCGTTCGCCGTGGTGCTGGCGCGGCTGACGCTGGAGGGGTCGTCCGCCTCGGAGCCGGTCACACACACGAACCTGCGCCCCGGCGACTCGATCCGCGACTACCTCACCCAGCCGGCGTTCGTCGACACCGTCCGGCAACTCGGCGGCAACATCCTCCTCGGCGTGCCCTTCGGCCTGCTGCTGCCCGTGCTCGTGCCGCCCGCCCGGGGGCTGCTGCGCGTGGGACTGTGCACGGCGGCGGTGATGACGGCCGTCGAGGTGGTCCAGGGCACCTTCCTCACGGGCCGGGCGTTCGAC
The Streptomyces sp. CNQ-509 DNA segment above includes these coding regions:
- a CDS encoding iron ABC transporter permease, whose protein sequence is MAVTAPATAPAPAPPPTVRSRTGAAAVAAGIALVVAVLAVVDLTQGTSDAGTAEVWKALTGQADSTDSSVVIASRLPRMVAGLVVGAALAIAGTALQAVSRNVLASPDTLAVNAGSYAALGLAAATGVSLPLLASSGIAFAGGLAAAAVVLGLSGLGTGTVRLVLAGSALTLGLYAVTEGMLLLFPEETQGLYEWHQGSISQSGWDGVTQLLPLAVAGLAGLLLLSRRIDALALGDDAARGLGVPVRATRVTAVLLAVLLAAASVTLAGPIGFVGLCAPALVRSVARRFRTYGKTRAGIPLAALLGMALVLGSDVLLRAMVPADTAVSVPTGVVTSLVGAVFLVVMAARLRDTAGAADTDKLRIRSHRTFVVTTALLVAALVAVTVVALLVGDTKLLLGDVANWLQGRAGPTTDVVLDTRVPRVLAALLAGAALALSGTIVQAVTRNPLAEPGVLGVSNGAALGAVLLVTTVSVPSSWALSAAALGGAALTSVGVFGLAARGGFQQNRLVLVGMGFATASTALISLLIVLTDPFNATMALTWLSGSTYGRTLPDVVPLAIVLVVGLAIAAVRRRELDLVSLDEDTPRLLGLDLGRSRLWLLILSVVLAGTAVSAAGTIGFVGLVAPHAARALVGRQHTRVVPVAVLLGAVLVCTADVTGRSVIAPAQLGAGLMTAVIGTPYFLYLLVRSRAAR
- a CDS encoding SRPBCC domain-containing protein; translated protein: MNDIAYTDAELAELDRVARRIDIDAPADRVWDLVVRPGWYINEGEVDPEPDLSYDGDVAVVRGDRLGEFRFSTVELDKPRYAAFRWLTGRSQPGAKGSTLVEFWIDERPGGVTLRVVESGFSRLFDERSAWLKEREGNDVGWAEELAAGKRYVEKAAAAAPRS
- a CDS encoding VanZ family protein, producing the protein MGISRKHRPPTAATGGTAAAGERPAEPPAGAPPVARWVRAAAMLVAFALMVAFAVVLARLTLEGSSASEPVTHTNLRPGDSIRDYLTQPAFVDTVRQLGGNILLGVPFGLLLPVLVPPARGLLRVGLCTAAVMTAVEVVQGTFLTGRAFDIDDVILNTTGAFLGYLFLGRRLGRAVHPPRRRWWHRVFRGPRPAG
- a CDS encoding metalloregulator ArsR/SmtB family transcription factor, which codes for MTAAAGPAVVCAALGEPTRWTILTRLGEGPMSASALAKVMPVSRQAIGKHLDVLREVGLVESEQRGREVVYVAVGARLHALARELDRVGRAWESRLLRIKELAELPDSGPPPRS
- a CDS encoding iron-siderophore ABC transporter substrate-binding protein; amino-acid sequence: MTRLLLTAAVATAATLTLAACGTTEDAADDDDKGGAGKGAAQPITLTDSTGKKVTLEDGPATKVVGTEWNVVENLVSLGVDPVGVADVKGYNTWDSAVPLTNEPEDIGTRGEPSIDTIASLNPDLIIATSDLPESAVKQLSERTPVLTLRSADASDPVGQMTENLDLIAKATGTTDRAEKLKKDFDAKLDEGRKALDDAGLGGAKVAFADGYVVSNQVSIRPFTSGSLLGGVNERLGLENAWDVKGDKDYGLGSTDVEGLTKLPEDTQFVYIGNDEDEASTPFTGELKDDSVWKSLPFVKAGDVHRLDDGIWMFGSVESMNQYVDALVGALTK
- a CDS encoding alpha/beta fold hydrolase, with protein sequence MDTHTLNLPGADLVYDVRGPLPTADGRPPLLLIGQPMDAGGFRALAAQFTDRTVVTYDPRGLGRSTRKDGRHDHNPQTQAEDVHALIAALGAGPVELFGSSGGAVTALALVTAYPEDVTTLVAHEPPIIPALPDAEAAERARQGVTDAYNAKGWGTGMAAFMGLGAWQGEFTDAYFAQPAPDPAAFGMPADDDGNRDDPLLSDASWAVSGYRPDPAALAAAPTRVVIAVGEESGDTFTARTARGTAALLGQEATVFPSHHGGFLDAEYGYAGRPEAFGAKLREVLDASA